A single window of Arvicola amphibius chromosome 15, mArvAmp1.2, whole genome shotgun sequence DNA harbors:
- the LOC119801681 gene encoding ATP-dependent RNA helicase DDX19A → MATDSWALAVDEQEAAVKSMSSLQIKEEKIQADTNGVIKTSTSVEKTEEEEKEDRAAQSLLNKLIRSNLVDNTNQVEVLQRDPSSPLYSVKSFEELRLKPQLLQGVYAMGFNRPSKIQENALPMMLAEPPQNLIAQSQSGTGKTAAFVLAMLSRVEPADGYPQCLCLSPTYELALQTGKVIEQMGKFHPELKLAYAVRGNKLDRGQKVSEQIVIGTPGTVLDWCSKLKFIDPKKIKVFVLDEADVMIATQGHQDQSIRIQRMLPRNCQMLLFSATFEDTVWKFAQKVVPDPNIIKLKREEETLDTIKQYYVVCNNREEKFQALCNLYGAITIAQAMIFCHTRKTASWLAAELSKEGHQVALLSGEMMVEQRAAVIERFREGKEKVLVTTNVCARGIDVEQVSVVINFDLPVDKDGNPDNETYLHRIGRTGRFGKRGLAVNMVDSKHSMNILNRIQEHFNKKIERLDTDDLDEIEKIAN, encoded by the exons ATGAGCAGTTTGcagatcaaagaagaaaaaatccaaGCAGACACGAATG GTGTTATCAAAACCAGCACCTCTGTGGAGAagactgaggaggaagagaaag AGGACAGAGCTGCTCAGTCTTTACTCAACAAGCTGATCAGAAGCAATCTTGTGGATAACACCAACCAAGTAGAAGTCCTGCAGAGGGACCCAAGCTCGCCTCTCTACTCAGTGAAGTCTTTCGAAGAGCTTCGTCT GAAACCGCAGCTCCTCCAAGGAGTCTATGCCATGGGCTTCAATCGACCGTCCAAGATCCAGGAGAATGCGTTGCCCATGATGCTTGCTGAACC CCCACAGAACCTGATTGCCCAGTCTCAGTCTGGTACCGGGAAAACAGCCGCCTTTGTTTTAGCTATGCTTAGCAGAGTGGAACCAGCAGACGGATACCCTCAG TGTTTGTGCTTGTCCCCGACATATGAACTGGCACTTCAAACGGGAAAAGTGATTGAGCAGATGGGCAAATTTCATCCAGAACTGAAGCTAGCTTATGCTGTTAGAGGCAATAAAT TGGACAGAGGTCAGAAGGTCAGTGAGCAGATTGTCATTGGCACCCCCGGGACTGTCCTGGACTGGTGCTCCAAGCTGAAGTTCATTGACCCCAAGAAGATCAAGGTGTTTGTTCTGGACGAGGCTGATGTGATGATAGCAACTCAAGGCCACCAAGACCAGAGCATCCGCATCCAGAG GATGCTGCCCAGAAACTGCCAGATGCTGCTCTTCTCTGCCACCTTTGAAGATACAGTGTGGAAGTTTGCCCAGAAGGTGGTCCCAGACCCCAACATCATCAAACTTAAGCGTGAAGAGGAGACTTTGGACACCATCAAACAGTATTATGTCGTTTGCAATAACAGAGAGGAGAAGTTCCAGGCCCTGTGCAACCTGTACGGGGCCATCACCATCGCCCAAGCCATGATCTTCTGCCAT ACCCGCAAAACAGCTAGCTGGCTGGCAGCTGAGCTCTCCAAGGAGGGCCACCAGGTGGCTCTGCTGAGTGGGGAGATGATGGTGGAGCAGAGGGCAGCTGTGATTGAGCGCTTCCGAGAAGGCAAAGAGAAGGTCCTGGTGACCACCAACGTGTGTGCCCGTG GTATTGATGTTGAACAAGTGTCTGTCGTCATCAATTTTGACCTTCCTGTGGACAAGGATGGGAACCCGGACAATGAGACCTACCTGCACCGCATCGGGCGCACGGGCCGCTTTGGCAAGAGGGGTCTGGCTGTCAACATGGTTGACAGCAAGCACAGCATGAATATCCTCAACAGAATCCAGGAGCATTTTA ATAAGAAGATAGAAAGACTGGACACAGACGATTTGGATGAGATCGAGAAAATAGCCAACTGA